The proteins below are encoded in one region of Lytechinus pictus isolate F3 Inbred chromosome 11, Lp3.0, whole genome shotgun sequence:
- the LOC129271735 gene encoding receptor-type tyrosine-protein phosphatase alpha-like isoform X2 produces the protein MAPSIVSSTSSTVSLRWNAWSAGKDIGDPPLIGYDVFVRKDGNWEVDQRVADSSTSATVSNLTPDTDYMFRVAAVREGEGGTGPWSPRNETITLCTAPRSPPTGILVTANNPKELKVTWKFLSLESANCRSGVTHYMIYYALSGSSSTNSSIVSNDTRSYTISGLETYLDYTIQISASNKDEEGDKSRETTGKTLEEVAPPPINLSIPTSTTSTFTVTWSTPIPANLNGDIQKYVIRYQQTDPPTADNYTLEEDTDSVLEYTVEGLQAETNYSVQVQTVNRAGSSDWSERVNAKTIKSGVTPGPAVAPIVGGVMGAFIIIALVVILIFGILRKRRNQEEQNSMPNNKTNGVPAVIYENQEIVDQNKACDSFLYDNVAIEKDTYLYEGVDIVPATGSTSKPAIQPRVESKNVNGKPVAVVRPEKPEPKERPPPQPKPFAVYAKEKADINLPINDANHYEEPGKKSDKPTIVPRDRSRSQENLEESEEPGGDIYQNVASVKVILATDLEEYVKDKKRGQTNELAQEFSLISVNQIHPWTVASKEKNKPKNRFRNIIAYDHSRVVIEKVDGDPHSDYYNANYINDFRGDRVFIASQAPNTASLTAFWRMLWQENVATIIMVTNLIESGKDRCRQYWPKNPRTVEVIGDFSLFLVETEQFSDHIVRTVMVKRTGDGLDDDDADEEKRTITQYHYLSWPDMGVPEHYTTLINFTESVKKHHRRLQSAGHESPMLVHCSAGVGRTGTFICLYNMLDMMREEGKIDIFGFVSKMRDNRFKMVQTKEQYIFLYNALLEVYLSGDTEIPVAKFREKMNTLHRANSVTKKENIQVEFETLHALTPTPAANSFRSGRASINQKKNRFPDILPLERNRPYLASAGFADSTDFINASFMNTFLKKDVFLATQSPLPNTVVDLWRLVFDWKCPVIVMLNESDRDDCVQYWPEEGSIAFGSLEVTALESESTMNFVKRNLSLSNDFGESMTIEHFEMLGWGMSHNKPDSPLSLIKLIEAVEGSIKKAESKGPAIVHCINGIGRSGVFCALWSIMEKLRKDNTIDIFQAVKRLRSSRPNMVETLDQYELCYDVVNQHLHQFEEYANLDVL, from the exons ATGGCTCCATCTATTGTCAGCAGCACTTCATCTACAGTATCTCTACGATGGAATGCCTGGTCTGCAGGAAAAGACATTGGTGATCCTCCCCTTATAGGATATGATGTATTTGTAAGGAAAGATGGTAACTGGGAAGTGGATCAGAGAGTAGCTGACTCTAGCACTTCAGCTACTGTTAGTAACTTGACTCCTGACACAGACTACATGTTTCGTGTTGCAGCCGTGAGGGAAGGAGAGGGTGGAACAGGACCTTGGTCTCCAAGGAATGAGACAATCACTCTTTGTACAG cacCAAGGTCTCCCCCAACAGGAATACTGGTGACAGCTAACAATCCTAAAGAACTAAAAGTGACATGGAAG TTCCTCTCTTTGGAATCAGCAAACTGCAGGAGTGGTGTGACCCATTATATGATCTACTATGCTCTCTCTGGTTCATCGTCCACAAACTCTAGCATAGTTTCTAATGATACACGCTCCTATACGATATCAGGTTTAGAGACCTATCTGGACTATACCATTCAGATAAGTGCTTCAAATAAAGATGAGGAAGGTGACAAGAGCAGGGAGACGACTGGCAAAACACTGGAAGAAG TTGCACCTCCACCCATCAATCTGTCTATACCAACGAGTACCACCAGTACCTTCACTGTTACATGGTCCACTCCGATACCGGCTAACCTGAACGGCGACATCCAGAAGTATGTCATCCGCTACCAGCAAACCGATCCACCAACTGCTGATAACTATACGTTGGAGGAAGATACAGACAGTGTGCTTGAGTATACCGTTGAAGGCCTGCAAGCAGAAACCAATTACTCAGTGCAG GTGCAGACTGTGAATAGAGCTGGTTCTAGTGATTGGTCTGAACGTGTTAATGCTAAGACAATAAAATCAG GGGTAACGCCTGGTCCGGCAGTAGCACCAATAGTAGGGGGTGTGATGGGTGCTTTCATTATAATTGCTCTCGTCGTCATTCTCATCTTTGGCATTCTTCGAAA aagaaGAAACCAAGAAGAGCAGAATTCAATGCCAAATAATAAGACAAATG GTGTTCCAGCCGTCATATACGAAAACCAAGAGATCGTGGACCAGAACAAGGCATGCGATAGCTTCTTGTATGATAATGTGGCTATCGAGAAGGACACCTACTTGTATGAAGGAGTTGACATCGTACCTGCAACAGGCTCAACCTCAAAACCAGCCATCCAACCAAGGGTGGAATCCAAAAATGTAAATGGCAAGCCAGTGGCTGTCGTACGACCCGAGAAACCTGAACCCAAGGAAAGGCCTCCACCGCAACCAAAGCCGTTTGCTGTCTATGCCAAAGAGAAAGCCGACATCAACCTCCCCATTAATGATGCTAACCATTATGAGGAACCGGGGAAGAAGAGCGACAAGCCGACGATTGTGCCCAGAGACCGATCAAGGAGTCAGGAGAATCTTGAAGAAAGTGAGGAGCCAGGAGGGGATATTTACCAGAATGTGGCATCTGTAAAAGTGATCTTGGCGACAGACCTTGAGGAATATGTGAAGGACAAGAAACGTGGACAGACCAATGAATTGGCTCAGGAGTTCAGT CTTATCAGTGTGAACCAAATACATCCTTGGACAGTTGCATCCAAAGAGAAGAACAAGCCTAAGAATCGCTTCAGGAATATCATCGCAT ATGATCATTCTCGTGTTGTGATAGAGAAAGTGGATGGTGATCCTCACTCGGACTACTACAATGCTAACTACATCAAT GACTTCAGAGGAGACAGAGTCTTCATTGCATCACAAG CACCTAACACAGCATCCTTGACTGCTTTCTGGAGGATGCTCTGGCAAGAGAATGTTGCAACAATCATCATGGTTACCAACTTGATTGAATCAGGAAAG GATCGTTGTAGGCAGTACTGGCCCAAGAACCCAAGAACCGTTGAAGTAATTGGTGACTTCTCCCTCTTCTTGGTAGAGACTGAACAATTTTCAGACCACATTGTGCGGACTGTTATGGTTAAAAGG acTGGAGATGGactggatgatgatgatgcagatGAGGAGAAGAGAACTATTACGCAATACCATTACCTGTCTTGGCCTGATATGGGTGTGCCGGAGCATTATACCACCCTCATCAATTTCACCGAGTCTGTCAAGAAACATCATAGGAGGCTGCAATCTGCAGGCCATGAAAGTCCTATGCTTGTTCATTGCAG TGCTGGCGTTGGGAGGACAGGAACCTTCATATGTCTCTACAACATGCTTGATATGATGAGGGAAGAAGGCAAGATAGACATCTTTGGCTTTGTCTCAAAGATGAGAGACAACAGGTTCAAGATGGTCCAGACAAAG gaGCAATATATCTTCCTGTACAATGCCTTGTTGGAGGTCTACCTGAGTGGTGACACCGAGATACCAGTTGCCAAATTCAGAGAGAAGATGAACACCCTGCACAGGGCCAACTCGGtaacaaagaaggaaaatattCAGGTAGAATTTGAG ACTCTTCATGCGTTGACTCCAACACCGGCTGCTAATAGCTTTCGAAGTGGCAGGGCCTCCATTAATCAAAAGAAGAACCGTTTTCCTGACATTTTGCCTC TGGAGCGTAACAGGCCATATCTTGCATCCGCTGGGTTTGCTGATAGTACCGACTTCATCAATGCTTCATTCATGAAT ACCTTCCTGAAGAAGGATGTGTTTCTAGCCACCCAGTCTCCTTTACCTAACACAGTGGTTGATCTGTGGAGACTTGTATTTGATTGGAAGTGTCCAGTCATTGTCATGCTCAATGAATCGGATAGG GATGACTGTGTCCAGTACTGGCCAGAAGAGGGCAGCATTGCCTTTGGATCACTGGAGGTGACCGCTCTGGAATCGGAGAGTACAATGAACTTTGTAAAGAGGAATCTAAGCCTTTCCAATGACTTTGGAGAG agTATGACCattgaacattttgagatgCTAGGATGGGGTATGTCACACAACAAACCAGACTCTCCTTTATCTTTGATTAAACTCATCGAAGCTGTTGAGGGCAGCATTAAGAAGGCAGAGAGCAAGGGACCGGCTATTGTCCATTGCAT AAACGGTATTGGCCGCAGTGGAGTGTTCTGTGCTTTGTGGTCCATTATGGAGAAACTGAGGAAAGATAATACCATAGACATCTTCCAAGCCGTCAAGAGACTCAGATCAAGCAGACCTAACATGGTTGAAACATTG GATCAGTACGAGCTTTGCTATGATGTCGTTAATCAACATTTGCATCAGTTTGAGGAATACGCAAATCTGGACGTGCTGTAA